A stretch of the Bradyrhizobium arachidis genome encodes the following:
- a CDS encoding aldose 1-epimerase family protein — MREDTHVLRSAGLTAIVKAAGAELCSLENDSGVEFIWQAGAAWPRHAPLLFPIVGRLTNDELHHRGQTYRMTQHGFARDMRFAWLERSATRCALVLSDSDATREKYPFAFRLMVMYSLDAAGLDVAFAIVNTGDEILPASLGGHPAFNWPLQPGLRKEDYALTFARDEAHPVRRLDAGLMRAAAEPTPVRGKVFRLSESLFADDAIIFDAIDSASVRYAAGQGPWVEMSWTGFRELGVWSKPSGAPFLCIEPWRGYASPLAFGGAFADKPGLMQIEPGEDTQLAYRIAVGTDGPG, encoded by the coding sequence ATGCGTGAAGACACTCATGTTCTGCGCAGTGCTGGCCTCACTGCAATCGTCAAGGCCGCCGGTGCCGAGCTTTGCTCGCTCGAAAACGATTCGGGCGTCGAATTTATCTGGCAGGCGGGCGCCGCATGGCCGCGGCATGCGCCGCTGCTGTTTCCGATCGTCGGCCGCCTGACGAACGACGAGCTGCACCATCGCGGCCAGACCTATCGGATGACGCAGCACGGCTTTGCTCGCGACATGCGCTTTGCCTGGCTCGAGCGGAGTGCGACGCGTTGCGCGCTGGTGCTGAGCGATAGCGATGCGACGCGCGAAAAATATCCGTTCGCGTTTCGCCTGATGGTGATGTACAGCCTCGATGCTGCCGGCCTCGACGTCGCCTTTGCGATCGTCAACACGGGCGATGAGATATTGCCGGCTTCGCTTGGCGGCCATCCTGCGTTCAACTGGCCGCTACAACCCGGTCTGCGCAAGGAGGACTACGCCCTGACCTTCGCACGCGATGAGGCGCATCCCGTCCGTCGTCTGGACGCCGGGCTGATGCGCGCGGCGGCGGAGCCGACGCCGGTTCGCGGCAAGGTGTTTCGTCTGTCCGAAAGCCTGTTTGCGGACGACGCCATCATTTTCGATGCCATCGACAGTGCTTCCGTGCGCTACGCGGCCGGGCAGGGACCATGGGTCGAGATGTCTTGGACCGGCTTTCGCGAACTCGGTGTCTGGTCAAAGCCGTCTGGTGCGCCGTTCCTGTGCATTGAGCCGTGGCGCGGCTATGCAAGTCCCCTGGCTTTCGGCGGCGCGTTTGCCGACAAGCCCGGCTTGATGCAGATCGAGCCGGGTGAGGATACGCAGCTCGCCTACCGGATCGCGGTCGGAACCGACGGGCCGGGCTAA
- a CDS encoding glycosyltransferase family 1 protein, giving the protein MTLSSHRATGRNGETKFFINGRFLSHKITGVERYAAEIVRAIDGLLAKDQLPAPLSAATWHLLAPPNASETIALERIKVRKIGRLSGHAWDQIDLARAAASGRLISLANSGPVLHSDQIVVIHDAQVFRRPDFFSWRYAAAHHSLGRLLARRATIATVSDFSRRELSEVLDLSASAIPVFPNSAEHFAATLPDFNVLDRFGIKPGRFFLSVGSVKKNKNISVAIRAAQLLERPDVPLVVVGDYNNKVFQTGLDADNAGVILAGRLSDGEIAALYARALAFVFPSLYEGFGVPPLEAMLFGCPVIASTAAAVKETCGEAAAYFDATDADALCRRMLERLEAGSLSDDERAKQQNRIAMFSWQKSAHALLQFLAQPRSH; this is encoded by the coding sequence ATGACACTCAGTTCTCACCGAGCTACCGGCCGAAATGGCGAAACCAAGTTCTTCATCAATGGCCGCTTTCTTTCGCACAAGATCACGGGCGTTGAGCGCTATGCCGCCGAAATCGTCCGCGCTATCGATGGTCTGCTCGCGAAAGACCAGCTTCCTGCCCCGCTGAGCGCCGCGACATGGCATCTGCTGGCGCCGCCCAATGCGAGCGAGACGATCGCGCTCGAGCGCATCAAGGTTCGCAAGATCGGACGTTTGAGCGGCCATGCGTGGGACCAGATTGACCTTGCCCGCGCCGCCGCCAGCGGACGCCTGATCAGCCTCGCCAATTCAGGCCCGGTGCTGCATTCCGATCAAATCGTCGTCATCCATGACGCGCAGGTGTTCCGCCGTCCAGACTTCTTCAGTTGGCGCTACGCCGCCGCGCACCACTCCCTAGGCCGCCTGCTTGCGCGTCGCGCGACGATTGCCACAGTCTCGGACTTTTCGCGCCGGGAGCTTTCCGAGGTGCTCGACCTGTCCGCTTCCGCGATCCCCGTGTTTCCGAACAGCGCCGAGCATTTCGCAGCAACCTTGCCCGATTTCAACGTGCTCGACCGGTTTGGAATCAAACCCGGCCGGTTCTTTCTGTCCGTCGGCTCTGTAAAGAAGAACAAGAACATATCGGTCGCGATCAGAGCGGCTCAGTTGCTCGAACGCCCGGATGTTCCGCTGGTGGTGGTCGGCGACTACAACAACAAGGTCTTCCAGACCGGATTGGACGCCGACAACGCAGGGGTGATTCTGGCCGGCCGACTCAGCGATGGCGAGATCGCCGCCCTCTACGCGCGAGCGCTGGCATTCGTGTTCCCCTCTCTTTATGAAGGCTTCGGCGTGCCCCCGCTCGAAGCGATGCTGTTCGGTTGTCCGGTCATCGCGTCGACGGCCGCCGCGGTCAAGGAAACCTGCGGCGAGGCTGCTGCCTATTTCGACGCCACCGACGCCGATGCATTGTGCCGGCGTATGCTCGAAAGACTCGAGGCCGGTTCGCTGTCGGACGACGAGCGCGCCAAACAGCAAAATCGGATCGCGATGTTCTCCTGGCAAAAGTCTGCGCATGCATTGCTTCAATTTTTAGCGCAGCCAAGGTCGCACTGA
- a CDS encoding glycosyltransferase family 4 protein: protein MKILLTSSLYPTTASPKVVGGAEIFARRFAESLVERGDEVEVIRAASFPDQPRERCDGVDVYSAPVQNIYLPFAEQKNVALRSIWHAIEDWQIWAPMIAERIRAFKPDVLHSNNLSGLTTAIWRVAAQLGVPVLHTIHDYYLTCPRCSRFTNGHSCATTCTSCSLLTYHRRRATHWLSAVVGVSERVLSIHTDLGLFADTPIRTVIHNASTAPPSAPFLRPLCTSEVTFGFIGRLTEEKGIDNLMKALAMLPRERFKTLIAGRVSPQEQQRLKKLALDARVEFMGFVSPDDFYRAIDVVIAPSIWHDPGPLVVADAKAAGRPLLGTRFGGMPEAIEDGVTGWLTEADPDSLAKSMLSVAADPHKIQEISERLVRDTRKWVFSDVVSAYRGLYEQLRERRMTQLHAAAAGPPKGPAITGKSGFLSR from the coding sequence ATGAAGATCCTTCTGACCTCCTCGCTCTATCCGACTACTGCCTCGCCCAAGGTAGTCGGCGGAGCGGAGATCTTCGCGCGCCGGTTCGCCGAAAGCCTGGTCGAGCGCGGCGACGAGGTGGAGGTGATCCGGGCGGCATCCTTCCCCGATCAGCCGCGCGAGAGATGCGACGGCGTCGACGTCTATTCGGCGCCGGTGCAGAACATCTACCTGCCGTTCGCCGAGCAGAAGAACGTGGCGCTGCGAAGCATCTGGCACGCGATCGAAGACTGGCAGATCTGGGCGCCGATGATCGCGGAGCGGATACGCGCCTTCAAGCCGGACGTGCTGCATTCCAACAACCTGTCCGGGCTGACCACGGCGATCTGGCGCGTCGCCGCGCAACTCGGCGTTCCCGTCCTCCATACGATCCACGACTACTATCTCACATGCCCGCGCTGCTCGCGCTTCACGAACGGGCACTCCTGCGCAACGACTTGCACCAGCTGCTCGCTTCTGACTTATCACCGCAGGCGCGCGACACATTGGCTCAGCGCCGTGGTGGGCGTCAGTGAACGCGTGCTGTCGATCCATACCGACCTCGGCCTGTTCGCGGACACGCCGATCCGTACCGTCATCCATAATGCCTCGACCGCGCCGCCGAGCGCGCCCTTTCTCCGTCCGCTCTGCACGAGCGAGGTGACATTCGGGTTCATCGGCCGGCTAACGGAAGAAAAAGGCATCGACAATCTAATGAAGGCGCTGGCGATGCTGCCGCGCGAGCGCTTCAAGACGCTGATCGCCGGCCGCGTCAGCCCGCAGGAGCAGCAGCGCCTCAAGAAGCTCGCGCTCGATGCACGCGTGGAATTCATGGGATTCGTCTCGCCCGACGACTTCTACAGGGCAATCGACGTCGTGATCGCACCGTCGATCTGGCACGACCCCGGCCCGCTCGTCGTCGCGGACGCCAAAGCCGCCGGCCGGCCGCTGCTCGGCACGCGGTTCGGCGGCATGCCGGAGGCGATCGAGGACGGCGTGACCGGCTGGCTGACGGAGGCCGATCCGGACTCGCTCGCCAAGAGCATGCTCAGCGTCGCGGCCGATCCGCACAAGATCCAGGAGATCAGCGAGCGGCTCGTCCGCGACACCAGGAAGTGGGTATTTTCAGACGTCGTGTCCGCCTATCGCGGTCTGTACGAGCAATTGCGCGAGCGACGGATGACGCAGCTGCACGCGGCCGCGGCGGGACCGCCGAAGGGACCAGCCATCACCGGCAAGAGTGGCTTCCTTTCGAGATGA
- a CDS encoding glycosyltransferase, producing the protein MSDSSRQTIKVLHVAETIRGGIASYLNDLHAQQEASFGHGNVHYVVPSDHRHDLVGIDDSQITLFDRAGRSVSGLFQMLRSSLQAIDAFRPDVVHLHSSFAGLVLRPALAARSGGPRVIYCPHGWAFSRETGRLSHRVTKAAENILARTTDRIICISGDEFNEAVRAGLSPDRLTLVHNGISKNRPLPQSISTSWPSKKLKVLFVGRLDRQKGFDLLIEAARSLEDIIDVRIVGASVVNKSEGLAHPSNVTMLGWLDREQIESHLEAADVVVIPSRWEAFGLVALEAMRAAKPILAFRIGALPEIVVDGVTGVLCAPVSAQQLVLGFLRVLDLDLKVLGQRGYDRFKQFYDIQKTHRRLQQVYIEVLSTGQPRPQEQVQLQSDLSKTF; encoded by the coding sequence ATGTCAGATTCTTCACGACAGACGATCAAGGTGCTGCATGTCGCGGAAACGATTCGCGGCGGAATCGCGAGCTACTTGAACGATCTGCATGCGCAGCAGGAAGCGAGCTTCGGACACGGCAACGTTCACTATGTGGTGCCATCCGATCATCGCCACGACCTCGTCGGAATCGACGACAGCCAGATCACGCTGTTCGACCGCGCCGGCCGCAGCGTTTCCGGCTTGTTCCAGATGCTGCGCTCCAGCCTGCAAGCCATTGATGCCTTCAGGCCTGACGTCGTCCATCTGCATTCGTCCTTTGCCGGACTCGTCCTTCGCCCTGCGCTCGCTGCGCGATCGGGCGGACCGCGCGTCATCTATTGTCCGCATGGCTGGGCTTTTTCCCGCGAGACCGGCCGGCTCAGCCATCGCGTGACGAAGGCTGCGGAGAACATCCTTGCGCGCACCACCGATCGCATCATCTGCATCTCCGGAGACGAGTTCAATGAAGCAGTACGCGCGGGACTTTCGCCGGACCGCCTGACGCTCGTCCACAACGGGATCTCCAAGAACCGCCCGTTGCCGCAGTCGATCTCGACGAGCTGGCCGTCGAAGAAGCTGAAGGTGCTGTTCGTCGGCCGCCTCGACCGGCAGAAGGGCTTTGACCTTCTGATCGAAGCGGCGCGATCGCTCGAAGACATCATTGACGTCCGCATCGTCGGCGCGTCCGTGGTCAACAAATCTGAGGGGCTCGCGCATCCGTCCAACGTGACGATGCTCGGCTGGCTGGACCGGGAGCAGATCGAATCCCATCTTGAGGCTGCCGACGTCGTCGTCATCCCGTCGCGATGGGAGGCATTCGGTCTCGTCGCCCTGGAAGCCATGCGCGCGGCCAAGCCCATCCTCGCGTTCCGCATCGGCGCCCTGCCGGAAATCGTCGTCGATGGCGTCACCGGCGTGCTGTGCGCGCCGGTTTCCGCGCAGCAGCTCGTGCTCGGCTTCCTGCGCGTGCTCGACCTCGACCTGAAAGTGCTGGGACAGCGGGGCTACGATCGCTTCAAGCAGTTCTATGACATCCAGAAGACGCACCGCCGGCTCCAGCAGGTCTACATCGAAGTGCTGAGCACCGGTCAGCCGCGTCCGCAGGAGCAGGTGCAACTGCAGTCGGATCTTTCGAAGACATTCTGA
- a CDS encoding cellulase family glycosylhydrolase, with amino-acid sequence MIETMASRSTLRSDIFLLVAGLVAAGLPSAPSYGQQAQPLEKRFMLGVGTHQGLGGPVSSRGYVPAANINQIKQLGLNAFRDDFPWSDFESPGRRMGFTAKLGRLEEQVKSGVARPLLILAFGHHLVPNSMPPTTDEARQRFADYAAAAAQSVAPQHPVLELWNEWNMAAKKDPAFSVENYAALARVTQPALKRAAPNTPFVVGAIGDDPGWTWTERMLQTGILQYADGISVHLYNFCMAPAKRSSTEIIDRLTAFHRLVAQASGNPDFPVYVTETGWTTATNKCGVSEQMQADNTAQLILWASTAARWLKGMSLYELKDSGKNPAELEDNFGLFRFDNSPKPVACAVRGAWAFVRSSLSAERKSLSGGLVAIRTSSPEGGKAAIWSEDPNARYQVRLRNEAPNATFANPCDASARSASDVWMPVSSTPLLISAGGSAVPELDVRQAR; translated from the coding sequence GTGATCGAGACCATGGCAAGCCGCAGCACCTTGCGCAGCGACATCTTCCTTCTCGTTGCGGGACTTGTCGCAGCCGGCCTGCCGTCAGCGCCGTCGTACGGCCAGCAGGCGCAACCGCTCGAGAAGCGGTTCATGCTGGGCGTCGGCACACATCAGGGGCTTGGCGGGCCAGTCAGCTCGCGCGGCTACGTGCCTGCGGCGAACATCAACCAGATCAAGCAGCTGGGCTTGAACGCATTCCGCGACGACTTCCCCTGGTCCGATTTCGAATCGCCGGGCCGTCGGATGGGTTTCACGGCGAAGCTGGGGAGGCTGGAAGAGCAGGTCAAGTCCGGCGTCGCGCGGCCGCTGCTCATCCTCGCCTTCGGTCATCACCTCGTTCCGAACTCGATGCCGCCGACGACCGATGAGGCACGACAGCGGTTCGCCGACTACGCAGCCGCGGCCGCGCAGAGCGTGGCGCCACAGCACCCCGTTCTCGAGCTCTGGAACGAGTGGAACATGGCGGCAAAGAAGGACCCGGCGTTCTCCGTCGAGAACTACGCGGCGCTCGCCAGAGTGACGCAGCCAGCGTTGAAGCGCGCCGCGCCGAATACGCCCTTCGTCGTCGGCGCCATTGGCGACGATCCCGGTTGGACATGGACCGAGCGCATGTTGCAGACGGGCATCCTGCAATATGCAGACGGCATCTCGGTTCATCTGTACAATTTCTGCATGGCGCCGGCCAAGCGCAGCTCGACGGAGATCATCGACAGGCTGACGGCGTTTCACCGGCTCGTGGCCCAAGCCAGCGGCAATCCGGACTTTCCGGTCTATGTGACCGAGACGGGCTGGACGACGGCAACGAACAAATGCGGCGTCAGCGAGCAGATGCAGGCGGACAACACGGCGCAGCTGATCCTGTGGGCCTCGACCGCCGCGCGCTGGCTCAAGGGGATGTCGCTCTATGAGCTCAAGGACAGCGGCAAGAATCCGGCGGAGCTGGAAGATAATTTCGGACTGTTCCGCTTCGACAATTCTCCGAAGCCCGTGGCCTGCGCGGTTCGCGGCGCCTGGGCATTCGTTCGCTCCAGCCTGAGCGCGGAACGCAAGAGCCTCTCGGGCGGCCTCGTCGCGATCAGGACCTCGTCCCCCGAGGGCGGAAAAGCCGCGATCTGGTCCGAGGATCCGAACGCCCGCTATCAGGTCCGGCTGCGCAACGAGGCGCCGAACGCAACATTCGCAAATCCCTGCGATGCGTCGGCACGGTCCGCATCTGACGTCTGGATGCCGGTATCGAGCACGCCGCTTCTCATCAGCGCGGGCGGAAGCGCCGTCCCGGAACTCGACGTGAGACAGGCGAGGTAG
- a CDS encoding RHS repeat protein, with protein sequence MSTDQTVLSANSFVNSIGVNTHAGFGWTDYNNLALMVDDLEYLGVTHLRDSMATNPAAQPVVDGLAAAGYKFDFLVSSALPSQGTAGLQNYIVSLDKFLASHPGSITAIEGLNEANHQPFNYNGSSSLHAAAQFQGALYQAVNANASLASIPVYNLSLAYNDPQGYHQLGDMSGSVDFTNAHAYVSTGSTPESSLAATLSAVQSAASGKPVVITETGYTTQANTQYLGVNETVQAKSVLNTLVDSYKAGVSATYLYEMFDRDSSAGNTNPEAKFGLFHSDGTPKLAATAIHNLTTILADDGKGTSQPTTPLGYSLSNMPDSGNSMVLGKSNGTYDLLVWAEPELWKDSTDTEISNPTQNVTVDLGGVHHSVKVYDTLSGTAPIATYTDVSTIIVPVSDHPLVIEIDAPATTTPPPSTPSHISGTAAEIVPQLSDLNASGTLQSITLTDSHVLPVASKATMDYIISHYGSALSKIQGGYSFSVTNSAPAWTSTLTYNASGKLLSTSNTGLDGSGRPVSTTIVYADGSKDAIGYSAGVKTSFIHLATDGTRTTDRYDTSGTLLSEVVQKPTGYYSTTIYTNGVKTAAYVLNADHTQDNYTYNITGRSYTTQVQHLDTTGKVTSVVRSHADGSLDSTQVYNSDGSSTITTYSATGVKLVQTDYHTDHSKDVWTYNITGQNYTTEHDIYDATGFLTTLVRRHADGSLAFKLVQSADGTKTTDWYDASGNLTSEVIQKADGFNSTTLYSNGLKTKAYVKYADGSQDNYSYGVTGQSYVTLIQHVDPSGKVTAVTRKHADGTLDYTQVINSDGSSVVTNYDAAGNKIKETDYHADSSKDVWLYNITGQNYTNEHDIYDATGFLTTLVRRHADGSLAFKLVQSADGTKTTDWYDATGHLTSEVLQKPNGYNSTTVYSNGVKTAAYITNADQSHDNYSYNITGQSYTTQHQHLDASGNVTEMDRTHADGTLDYSMIVHTDGSSVVSTYNASGVKMTETDKHADGSKDVFLYNIVGQNYTTEHDSYDSTGFLTNIARTHADGSLAFTLAQTSDGTKTTDWYDATGHLTSEAVQKADGYHSTTVYSNGVKTAAYITNADGTSDNWSYNITGQSYTTQHQHLDASGQIVEITRTHADGTLDYTQVVHDDGSKLTDIYNGSGSKTQEIANNVDGSKDVFLFNFNGQAGTTQHEHYNAANALQFFDDTKADGTHNVTAVAAGVTIGGGNGNDLFSTAPSSTTVAYDHGHDQIVNFQAGDATNHDTIQILKVLVADYSHLQVAQSGADAIVTISANDTITLKNINAASLTSHDFMFV encoded by the coding sequence ATGTCGACAGATCAGACCGTCCTCTCCGCAAACAGCTTCGTGAATTCGATCGGCGTCAACACGCACGCCGGTTTTGGTTGGACCGACTACAACAATCTCGCGCTGATGGTCGACGACCTGGAGTATCTCGGCGTCACGCATCTGCGCGATTCGATGGCGACCAATCCGGCCGCGCAGCCCGTCGTCGATGGTCTGGCTGCCGCCGGCTACAAGTTCGACTTTCTGGTATCCTCGGCCCTGCCTTCGCAAGGGACGGCCGGACTTCAGAACTATATCGTGTCCCTCGACAAGTTCCTGGCGAGCCACCCCGGCAGCATCACTGCCATCGAGGGGCTCAACGAAGCCAACCACCAGCCCTTCAACTACAACGGCAGCTCGAGCCTGCACGCTGCCGCCCAGTTCCAGGGCGCGCTGTACCAGGCGGTGAACGCCAACGCCTCGCTCGCCAGCATCCCCGTCTACAACCTGTCGCTCGCATACAATGATCCGCAGGGCTACCACCAGCTCGGCGACATGTCGGGCTCGGTCGACTTCACCAACGCGCACGCTTATGTCAGCACCGGTTCCACGCCGGAAAGCTCGCTGGCCGCAACGCTGAGCGCAGTGCAATCCGCAGCTTCGGGCAAGCCGGTCGTGATCACCGAGACCGGCTACACGACCCAGGCCAACACGCAATATCTCGGCGTCAACGAGACCGTCCAGGCGAAGTCGGTCCTGAACACGCTGGTCGATTCCTACAAGGCGGGGGTGAGCGCGACATATCTCTATGAGATGTTCGATCGCGACTCCTCGGCCGGCAACACCAATCCCGAGGCCAAGTTCGGGCTGTTCCATTCCGATGGTACGCCGAAACTCGCCGCGACCGCGATTCACAACCTGACGACCATTCTCGCCGATGACGGCAAGGGAACCAGCCAGCCAACGACGCCCTTGGGTTATAGCCTCAGCAATATGCCGGACTCCGGCAACAGCATGGTGCTCGGCAAGAGCAACGGCACCTATGATCTCCTGGTCTGGGCTGAGCCCGAGCTCTGGAAGGACTCAACCGACACCGAGATCTCCAATCCAACGCAGAACGTCACGGTCGATCTCGGCGGCGTGCACCACTCCGTGAAGGTCTACGACACCTTGAGCGGTACTGCGCCGATCGCGACCTACACCGATGTCAGCACGATCATCGTTCCGGTGAGCGATCACCCGCTCGTCATCGAAATCGACGCGCCCGCGACCACGACGCCGCCACCGAGCACACCGTCCCACATCAGCGGTACCGCCGCCGAGATCGTGCCGCAACTGTCCGATCTCAATGCGTCGGGCACGCTGCAATCGATCACGCTGACGGACAGCCACGTCCTGCCGGTCGCATCGAAGGCGACCATGGACTACATTATTTCGCACTATGGCAGTGCGCTGTCCAAGATCCAGGGCGGCTATTCGTTCTCGGTGACGAACTCCGCACCGGCCTGGACCAGCACCTTGACCTACAACGCGAGCGGGAAACTGCTGTCGACGTCGAATACGGGCCTGGACGGTTCCGGACGCCCGGTCTCGACCACGATCGTCTATGCGGACGGTTCCAAGGATGCGATTGGCTATAGCGCCGGCGTGAAGACCAGCTTCATCCATCTCGCCACCGACGGGACCAGGACCACCGACAGGTACGACACCTCCGGCACCCTCCTCAGCGAGGTCGTGCAGAAGCCGACCGGATATTATTCCACCACCATCTATACGAACGGTGTCAAGACCGCGGCCTATGTGCTGAACGCCGACCACACGCAGGACAACTACACCTACAACATCACGGGCCGAAGCTACACCACCCAGGTCCAGCACCTCGACACCACGGGCAAGGTCACCTCCGTGGTGCGCAGCCATGCCGACGGCTCGCTCGACTCGACGCAGGTCTACAACAGCGACGGCAGCAGCACGATCACCACCTACAGCGCCACCGGCGTCAAGCTGGTCCAGACCGACTACCACACCGACCACAGCAAGGACGTCTGGACCTACAACATCACCGGTCAGAACTACACCACCGAGCACGACATCTACGACGCCACCGGCTTCCTCACCACCCTGGTGCGCCGCCACGCCGACGGCAGCCTGGCGTTCAAGCTGGTGCAGAGCGCCGACGGAACCAAGACCACCGACTGGTACGACGCATCGGGTAATCTCACCAGCGAGGTCATCCAGAAGGCCGACGGCTTCAATTCGACGACGCTCTACAGCAATGGCCTGAAAACCAAGGCCTACGTCAAATATGCCGACGGCAGCCAGGACAATTACAGCTATGGCGTCACCGGCCAGAGCTACGTCACGCTGATCCAGCATGTGGACCCGTCCGGCAAGGTGACGGCCGTGACCCGCAAGCACGCCGATGGAACGCTAGACTATACCCAGGTCATCAATAGCGACGGCAGCAGCGTCGTCACCAACTACGATGCCGCCGGCAACAAGATCAAGGAAACCGACTATCACGCCGATAGCAGCAAGGACGTCTGGCTCTACAACATCACAGGACAGAACTATACGAACGAGCACGACATCTACGACGCCACCGGATTCCTCACCACGCTGGTGCGCCGTCACGCCGACGGCAGCCTGGCGTTCAAGCTGGTGCAGAGTGCCGACGGAACCAAGACCACCGACTGGTACGATGCCACGGGCCATCTCACCAGCGAGGTCCTGCAGAAGCCGAACGGCTACAACTCCACGACGGTGTACAGCAACGGCGTGAAGACCGCCGCCTACATCACCAACGCCGACCAGAGCCACGACAACTACAGCTACAACATCACCGGTCAGAGCTACACCACGCAGCATCAGCACCTGGATGCGTCCGGCAACGTCACGGAGATGGACCGCACCCACGCCGACGGGACGCTGGACTACAGCATGATCGTTCATACCGACGGCAGCAGCGTGGTCAGCACCTACAATGCCAGCGGCGTCAAGATGACGGAGACCGACAAGCACGCCGACGGCTCGAAGGACGTCTTCCTCTACAACATCGTCGGACAAAACTACACCACGGAGCATGACAGCTACGATTCGACCGGCTTTCTCACCAATATCGCGCGAACCCATGCCGATGGCAGCCTGGCCTTCACGCTCGCGCAGACCAGCGATGGCACCAAGACGACGGACTGGTACGACGCCACGGGCCATCTCACCAGCGAAGCAGTGCAGAAGGCGGACGGCTATCATTCCACGACGGTGTACAGCAACGGCGTGAAAACCGCGGCCTACATCACCAACGCCGACGGCACCTCCGACAACTGGAGCTACAACATCACTGGACAGAGCTACACCACCCAGCACCAGCATCTCGACGCGTCCGGGCAAATCGTGGAGATCACCCGGACCCATGCCGACGGCACCCTGGACTACACCCAGGTTGTCCACGACGACGGCAGCAAGCTGACCGACATTTATAACGGCAGCGGCTCCAAGACCCAGGAGATCGCCAACAATGTCGATGGCTCGAAGGACGTGTTCCTGTTCAACTTCAACGGACAGGCCGGCACCACGCAGCACGAGCACTACAACGCCGCCAACGCGCTGCAATTCTTCGACGACACCAAGGCCGACGGTACCCACAATGTCACGGCGGTCGCTGCCGGCGTGACGATCGGGGGCGGCAACGGCAACGACCTGTTCTCGACCGCGCCAAGCTCGACGACGGTCGCCTACGATCACGGCCACGACCAGATCGTCAACTTCCAGGCCGGCGATGCCACAAACCATGACACGATCCAGATCTTGAAGGTGCTGGTGGCCGACTACAGCCACCTCCAGGTCGCACAATCCGGTGCGGACGCGATCGTGACGATCTCGGCGAACGACACGATCACGCTGAAGAACATCAACGCAGCCAGCCTCACGAGCCACGACTTCATGTTCGTGTAG